In Pyricularia oryzae 70-15 chromosome 2, whole genome shotgun sequence, one genomic interval encodes:
- a CDS encoding glycosyl hydrolase: MRGLPLQWPCLSSTHIVFLGFSMALIHIFFLLSSLVSLAQQAELADYVFTNTGSEGGGNTFPGVSEPFGMVKLGPDVFQDRVDSYSGYLPNGKIKAFSMLHLSGTGGAPKYGVVAQMPVVGNIANPLDDYLAARDAPDMTEVGYYKSRLATGITVELAASSRAGMLQYTFPSGPTPRNVIVDVSHVLPSYRGQGLGQRYLGGSISVDRDDSGNVQYKGSGSYDNGWNRAPKWTVYFCGAFNSSATFKTFVGTNATANTLSKFSNDNKVESLSRLGAVFTFDAANVVSRVGVSFISEDQACTNLDQQIPESTSISQLRQKTRDVWNTDVLSRVASNDKNTTKLQHLYTSMYFMHLMPINKTGENPEWKSTEPYYDDIFTLWDLFRCTTALLHVFQPKVYEEFIRSLIDTWRHEGYLPDARSSFFNGATQGGSNADTVLADAYVKGVRGQINWEDGFAAMVKDAEVVPALNDDPRDKTGSTKEGRGALPDWKERGFLSTKFERSVSRAVEYSQNDFGLSQVAKGLGKTAEAEKYMKRSRQWRSHWNKDMKALGFSGFLGPKGEDGQFEEQDPLNCRGCYWGDNYYEALPWEYTFGPHHDISTLIDYSGGPRRFASRLQWTFEPNVRPKGHERFNRMIFDPGNEPSFTTPYLYNFVGRQDMTVNTTRYLGKTYYGVRPNGLPGNSDAGAMESWILWVMLGLYPMTGQTTFLIGSPWLDDITISLGDGKSLQITSTGGSEDSFYVQSLKVNGKNWTKTWVTWDDIFAKGGKLEFTLGPEPSNFGATSPESPPPPSPASEYKSGETYMGNLGGYTSNMNSGGHPSWLIPVAVTVPIVVVAAFAICVTFFFIRRRRAAAAQKALSSGSGTPESGIETLTPTSQPVDTSKTNVQVEIVGAPPLDSTQGANIAQLPPPVANR, translated from the exons ATGAGAGGGCTACCGTTACAATGGCCTTGCCTCAGTTCTACGCACATTGTCTTCTTGGGCTTCTCCATGGCTCTCAtacatattttttttctcttgtcgAGCCTGGTGAGCTTAGCCCAACAAGCTGAACTCGCCGACTATGTCTTCACAAATACCGGTTCCGAGGGCGGAGGGAACACTTTCCCTGGCGTGTCGGAGCCCTTCGGTATGGTGAAGCTTGGCCCTGATGTCTTCCAAGACAGGGTTGATAGCTACTCGGGCTACTTGCCCAATGGAAAAATAAAGGCATTCAGCATGCTTCACCTCAGCGGCACCGGTGGAGCTCCCAAGTATGGTGTCGTGGCTCAGATGCCAGTGGTAGGGAATATTGCCAACCCACTCGACGACTACCTAGCAGCACGAGATGCGCCCGATATGACCGAGGTTGGCTACTACAAGTCACGCCTAGCGACAGGGATCACGGTAGAACTTGCAGCCTCTTCTAGGGCTGGCATGCTTCAGTACACTTTTCCTTCCGGTCCGACCCCGCGGAATGTTATCGTCGACGTCTCGCACGTTCTTCCCTCATATAGAGGACAGGGACTAGGCCAGAGGTATCTTGGTGGCAGCATCAGCGTGGATAGGGACGACTCAGGAAATGTGCAATATAAAGGATCTGGCTCATACGACAACGGATGGAATCGAGCTCCCAAGTGGACCGTCTATTTTTGCGGCGCCTTCAACTCTTCTGCTACCTTCAAGACGTTTGTAGGCACCAACGCCACCGCCAACACCTTGTCCAAGTTCTCGAATGACAACAAGGTTGAATCGCTAAGCCGCCTGGGAGCTGTCTTCACTTTTGACGCCGCCAACGTGGTCTCGCGCGTTGGTGTTTCGTTCATATCAGAGGATCAGGCATGCACGAACCTGGATCAGCAGATTCCCGAAAGCACGTCGATCTCACAACTGCGACAGAAAACAAGGGATGTCTGGAACACTGATGTCCTCTCTAGAGTGGCTTCCAACGATAAAAACACGACCAAGTTGCAGCATCTGTACACCTCTATGTACTTCATGCATCTGATGCCGATCAACAAAACCGGAGAGAACCCAGAGTGGAAATCGACCGAGCCATACTACGATGATATATTCACCCTTTGGGATCTG TTTCGCTGCACCACCGCTCTTCTCCATGTATTTCAGCCCAAAGTCTACGAGGAGTTCATTCGATCTTTGATTGACACTTGGCGCCACGAGGGTTACTTGCCTGATGCTcggtcttcttttttcaatGGTGCGACACAGGGCGGAAGCAACGCGGACACAGTTCTCGCCGACGCTTATGTCAAGGGCGTCCGTGGGCAGATTAACTGGGAAGATGGGTTTGCCGCCATGGTCAAAGACGCCGAGGTTGTCCCGGCTTTGAATGACGACCCTCGCGACAAGACAGGTTCAACGAAGGAAGGAAGAGGAGCGTTGCCCGATTGGAAAGAACGAGGATTTCTCTCTACCAAGTTTGAGAGATCTGTGAGCCGCGCAGTAGAGTATTCCCAAAATGATTTTGGCCTTTCACAGGTCGCCAAGGGCTTGGGAAAGACGGCCGAGGCTGAAAAGTATATGAAGCGATCGCGACAATGGAGGAGCCATTGGAATAAGGACATGAAGGCCCTTGGATTCTCTGGCTTCCTTGGACCAAAGGGCGAAGATGGGCAATTCGAAGAGCAGGACCCCTTGAACTGTCGCGGCTGCTACTGGGGTGACAACT ACTACGAAGCACTGCCATGGGAGTACACCTTTGGGCCCCATCACGACATCAGCACCTTGATCGACTACTCGGGAGGTCCTCGGAGATTTGCAAGCCGCCTTCAGTGGACTTTCGAGCCTAATGTCCGCCCCAAGGGCCACGAGAGATTCAACAGGATGATATTTGACCCCGGCAATGAGCCAAGCTTCACAACCCCCTATCTTTACAACTTCGTGGGTCGTCAGGATATGACGGTCAACACCACACGCTACCTCGGAAAGACCTACTATGGTGTTCGTCCGAACGGCTTGCCGGGCAACAGTGATGCCGGCGCCATGGAATCGTGGATTCTTTGGGTAATGCTAGGTCTTTACCCCATGACAGGCCAGACCACCTTCCTCATCGGCTCACCTTGGCTTGACGATATCACAATTTCGTTGGGTGACGGAAAGTCCCTTCAAATCACCTCCACAGGCGGCTCTGAGGACTCGTTCTATGTTCAGAGTCTCAAAGTCAACGGGAAGAACTGGACAAAAACGTGGGTTACCTGGGACGACATATTTGCCAAAGGCGGAAAGCTCGAGTTCACCCTTGGCCCTGAGCCATCCAACTTTGGTGCTACAAGCCCCGAGAGCCCACCACCTCCCAGCCCAGCGAGCGAGTACAAGTCGGGAGAAACGTACATGGGTAACTTAGGTGGCTACACTTCCAACATGAACAGCGGTGGTCATCCGTCGTGGCTTATTCCTGTGGCTGTTACGGTACCGATAGTCGTTGTGGCGGCATTCGCCATCTGTGTCACTTTCTTCTTCATCCGCAGGCGCCGTGCAGCCGCGGCACAGAAAGCATTGTCCTCTGGCTCAGGAACTCCGGAATCCGGAATCGAAACTCTTACACCAACGAGTCAACCAGTCGATACTTCCAAGACAAACGTACAAGTCGAAATTGTGGGCGCACCGCCTCTAGACTCAACCCAAGGCGCCAATATAGCACAGCTACCTCCACCTGTCGCCAACAGGTGA
- a CDS encoding ribose-phosphate pyrophosphokinase 3, whose translation MSSTSNSIKLLSGNSHMLLGRLVADRLGIEIAKTLSLNYSNQETSVTVGESVRDEDVFIIQSTMPGDINDGLMELLIMTHACRTASARRITCVLPNFPYARQDKKDRSRAPISAKLIANMIQTAGCNHVITMDLHASQIQGFFNIPVDNLYAEPSVLRWIRENLPVEKCVIVSPDAGGAKRATSIADRLDLGFALIHKERPRPNVVGRMVLVGDVKDKIAILVDDMADTCGTLSKAAQTVKDHGAAEVVAIVTHGILSGNAIENLNNSCLSKVVVTNTVPLGNKVDRCPKIRVIDVSATIAEAIRRTHNGESVSHLFTHVPV comes from the exons ATGTCTTCGACGTCGAATTCGATCAAGCTGCTTAGCGGCAACTCTCA CATGCTGTTGGGGCGGTTAGTTGCTGACAG GCTTGGTATCGAGATTGCAAAGACCTTGAGCTTGAACTACTCGAACCAAGAGACAAGTGTCACTGTGGGCGAGTCTGTTCGCGATGAAGACGTATTCATCATTCAGTCAACCATGCCCGGTGACATAAACGATG GCTTGATGGAGCTCCTCATTATGACACACG CTTGCCGTACTGCTTCAGCAAGGAGAATCACTTG TGTTCTTCCCAACTTCC CATATG CTCGCCAAGACAAGAAGGATAGGTCACGAG CCCCTATCTCGGCCAAGCTTATAGC GAACATGATT CAAACCGCTGGCTGCAATCATGTCATCACAATGGATTTG CACGCGTCTCAAATTCAAGGGTTCTTCAACATACCTGTTGATAACCTATACGCT GAACCATCTGTACTTCGCTGGATCAGGGAAAACCTGCCCGTCGAGAAGTGTGTCATCGTGTCGCCTGACGCTGGAGGAGCAAAGAGGGCTACCTCCATTGCGGACCGTCTAGACCTTGGCTTCGCCCTCATTCACAA GGAGCGTCCGCGACCCAATGTTGTGGGACGTATGGTTCTTGTTGGTGATGTCAAGGACAAAATTGCCATCCTG GTCGACGACATGGCCGACACGTGCGGGACTCTGAGCAAGGCAGCCCAGACTGTGAAGGACCACGGCGCAGCAGAGGTGGTCGCAATTGTAACCC ATGGCA TTCTGAGCGGAAACGCCATTGAGAACCTCAACAACTCGTGCCTGTCCAAGGTCGTCGTTACAAAC ACCGTACCACTGGGCAACAAAGTTGACAGATGCCCGAAGATTCGTGTCATTGATGTCTCAGCAACGATTGCAGAG GCTATCCGGCGTACACACAACGGCGAAAGTGTCAGCCACCTTTTCACTCACGTGCCTGTCTGA
- a CDS encoding phosphatidylinositol 4-kinase type II subunit alpha, whose amino-acid sequence MAPSRPTTTGYERLAQADQLSDSEDDEPLGRSFASLQHPAAPRYAPTDQPRPHSGMTSPKAGRSNGNGVKFQSDSGYGGSRRPFGGHRRSNSGVDIKAINARLERWADEIASKFKRHRDTKPGEDQRLEIHHSVFQAPEGVRPLTAETLADPNAHGGAPAMSSDEFDAIVESVRVAIEQGVHPLMISQGSSGSYFARNPDGKVVGVFKPKDEEPYAAGNPKWNKWIHRNLFPCCFGRACLIPNLSYVSEAAAYTLDCQLRTHMVPYTDVVHLASKSFHYPFWERYAHSRNKKLLPSKPGSFQVFLKGFKDANIFLREHPWPDQYLSGFRTSDSHRNKRKRWADNCRPSRGASANGEDESDDEGGVGGSSGGSRASPRPPGPDNFVWTETLKQSFREELEKLVILDYIMRNTDRGLDNWMIKVDWETETVSVTSEPVQLKIDESNSREPEDAARPVDLSRRGSPETRASYPYRKQQPMNATTRPTSTAPDPKISIGAIDNSLSWPWKHPDAWRSFPFGWLFLPVDLIGRPFSQRTRDHFLPLLTSTHWWSQTQLALRQVFQLDPDFQERMFARQIAVMKGQAWNVVETLKTADHGPLELTRRAKVCVWDDLVDVPVAVPMRATSSEMHRTSNADGPLGGDVLLEEEMDIGAANSSSKAVASSSAAVDVLDIASPPADLPHPGRFELSVTNQGETGDGGGDDIASGAAVTSSPEELASPASPTLDNARTSKQRPPLLSARSSQGPGRSLNMYTPHHERRFSFATAASRRNSNSIAQQLYAPSASGAAGGARASADSFGSYTYDDDMDGDLGYAAAEGMEGSRRKVIVERLEPVKTRNPVFTWC is encoded by the exons ATGGCACCTTCACGGCCGACAACGACGGGCTACGAGAGACTTGCACAAGCTGACCAGCTCAGCGATTCGGAAGATGACGAACCCCTTGGACGTAGCTTTGCGTCGCTGCAACACCCGGCCGCACCGCGATATGCACCCACCGACCAGCCAAGGCCTCACAGCGGCATGACGTCGCCCAAGGCCGGCCGAAGCAACGGCAATGGCGTCAAGTTCCAGAGCGATAGTGGGTATGGAGGCAGCAGGAGACCTTTTGGGGGCCACCGCCGGTCGAACTCTGGTGTAGACATCAAGGCTATCAATGCTCGTCTCGAGCGTTGGGCGGACGAGATCGCTTCAAAGTTCAAGCGCCATCGGGACACGAAGCCCGGGGAAGACCAACGGCTTGAGATCCATCACTCGGTCTTCCAGGCCCCCGAAGGTGTGCGTCCACTCACAGCCGAGACCCTTGCGGATCCCAATGCGCACGGCGGTGCTCCTGCAATGAGCTCGGACGAGTTCGATGCCATCGTCGAGAGTGTGCGCGTTGCGATCGAGCAAGGCGTTCATCCGCTTATGATTTCGCAGGGTAGCTCAGGAAGCTACTTTGCGCGGAATCCCGACGGCAAGGTTGTGGGTGTCTTCAAGCCCAAGGATGAGGAGCCGTACGCGGCTGGCAATCCAAAGTGGAACAAATGGATACACCGAAACCTCTTTCCCTGTTGTTTCGGCCGAGCCTG TCTAATCCCCAACCTGTCGTACGTCAGCGAAGCGGCCGCCTACACGCTCGACTGTCAGCTGCGGACGCATATGGTACCCTACACGGACGTCGTGCACCTTGCATCCAAGTCATTCCATTATCCGTTTTGGGAGCGCTACGCGCATTCGCGCAACAAGAAACTCCTTCCGTCAAAACCTGGAAGCTTTCAGGTGTTCCTCAAGGGTTTCAAGGATGCTAACATCTTCCTCCGGGAACATCCCTGGCCTGACCAGTACCTGTCCGGTTTCAGAACAAGTGACTCGCATCGCAACAAGAGGAAGCGATGGGCTGACAACTGCAGGCCGTCCCGAGGCGCGTCTGCTAACGGAGAGGATGAGAGCGATGATGAAGGGGGCGTCGGTGGGAGCAGTGGGGGTAGCCGGGCAAGTCCCCGGCCGCCAGGACCCGATAATTTTGTCTGGACGGAGACCCTGAAGCAATCATTCAGGGAGGAGCTCGAGAAGCTGGTCATCCTGGACTATATAATGCGCAATACCGACAGAGGCCTCGATAATTGGATGATCAAAGTCGACTGGGAAACCGAGACGGTTTCGGTCACTTCAGAACCGGTTCAACTTAAGATTGACGAAAGCAACTCACGTGAGCCGGAGGACGCAGCACGACCGGTGGACTTGTCTCGCAGAGGTTCCCCAGAGACAAGGGCATCGTATCCTTACAGAAAACAACAGCCAATGAACGCAACCACTCGGCCAACTTCGACAGCGCCGGATCCTAAGATCTCTATTGGAGCTATTGATAACTCCTTATCGTGGCCGTGGAAACATCCCGATGCATGGCGAAG TTTTCCGTTTGGCTGGCTATTCCTGCCCGTTGACCTGATAGGTCGTCCTTTCTCACAGCGCACACGAGACCATTTTCTGCCCCTGTTGACTTCGACACATTGGTGGTCCCAAACGCAACTGGCGCTTCGTCAAGTGTTCCAATTGGACCCTGATTTTCAGGAGCGTATGTTTGCACGTCAAATAGCGGTGATGAAGGGCCAAGCATGGAATGTGGTCGAGACGCTCAAGACAGCAGACCATGGCCCGCTCGAACTTACTCGGCGCGCCAAGGTCTGTGTATGGGATGACTTGGTCGACGTCCCTGTTGCCGTGCCTATGAGGGCGACCAGTTCCGAGATGCATCGTACCTCGAATGCCGACGGCCCACTTGGCGGTGACGTGCTGTTGGAGGAGGAGATGGATATAGGTGCTGCCAATTCATCCTCCAAAGCTGTTGCGTCATCCAGTGCTGCGGTTGATGTACTTGATATCGCAAGTCCACCGGCAGATCTGCCTCACCCGGGTCGTTTCGAGCTTTCGGTTACGAATCAAGGTGAAACtggcgatggcggcggcgacgacatCGCATCAGGTGCAGCGGTGACGTCGTCACCAGAGGAACTGGCTAGTCCTGCCTCGCCTACGCTGGATAACGCACGAACCTCGAAGCAACGGCCCCCGCTGCTGAGCGCGCGAAGCTCTCAAGGTCCGGGCAGAAGTCTGAACATGTACACGCCTCACCACGAAAGGCGCTTTTCCTTTGCCACTGCGGCGAGCAGACGCAACAGCAATAGTATTGCGCAGCAACTGTACGCGCCTTCAGCGAGCGGTGCTGCTGGGGGCGCGAGGGCGTCGGCAGATTCGTTTGGTTCATATACGTACGACGATGACATGGACGGCGACCTTGGGTACGCGGCAGCTGAGGGTATGGAAGGCAGCCGGCGCAAGGTCATTGTGGAGAGACTGGAGCCGGTGAAAACTCGGAATCCTGTTTTCACGTGGTGCTAA
- a CDS encoding transcription termination factor 2: protein MAPNGRPMFAQAPPQNTMSWDPKALLNPKAAPQSSGSTQRPGHTGRVATSHGNAPQAFQFASPNEPSISIDLTDSDDTHEDQRGHGHTQAAGNGMGAMIERANNVESRADIPQTKRRKIEVTNTNGQGTPIRGGSGMLGSYIKGQELGDGGASTPARSPQTTVDLTDVNESDAASTDPGLVEVCFGMLEVAVVNCHTVPHPRPNGVALGGNDYWPPIKTVLRRMVNDTATANVMVYDHTRQVFGSLDQKTAVGLVPLLDSAVLQFRTDCRIPSRRKQPGEVPGEPISKAYKIEITLFGRRKYSRTVGRILRERGLRLINPSIVPRGIKLHNPHLQFPIPAAAPSAPARPVPSNAYSQYTPAPTQRSVEEVRADVYGVFDDLNSDSLPLMEPGPNILTELLPHQKQGLAFMTARETPDENKLPALWKERYVHGGHMEYYNVVTQQSEVTRPTHALGGILADMMGLGKTLSILSLISSSMDQAAEWATRVPQQPVQERRKQTSNKFKIPMQEPLGLTKLTRNSKATLLVCPLSTVTNWEEQIKQHVKPDTLSYYIYHGQNRTKDPAVLANYDLVITTYGSVSSELTARHKRRGNQYPLEEIGWFRVVLDEAHMIREQATLQFKAICRLQANRRWAVTGTPVQNRLDDLAALLAFIRLKPFDDRNKFNQHIVTPFKLADPEIIDKLRALVDSITLRRLKDRIHLPPRTDNVVKLTFSPEEQRLYDLFARNAKDRVQALTGTRERILGGKTYIHILQSILRLRLICAHGKDLLSEDDLKAVEGMTQDSAIDLDSDDDSDKPQMTDSKAYRTFDLMKETNNDACVACQRKLGSNNEETDLESERQEDILGYLTPCFHLYCLKCIHLFRDEERGVGHSSDNHSVGECPNCHQMVKFICNEIRRTRADAEHEVSHQEKAKGHTVKSMDDYTGPHTKTRALVEDLLSAKAHSELMPDEPPIKSVVFSGWTSHLDLIEIALDKAGITHTRLDGKMSRLARTQAMDRFREDPSVHVILVSIMAGGLGLNLTAGNHVYVMEPQYNPAAEAQAVDRVHRLGQKRPVRIIRYIMENSFEEQMVALQQKKIKLANLSMDRGESTGPSGVDKREAARQRLMDLKDLFK from the exons atggctccaaacG GCCGGCCCATGTTCGCCCAAGCACCTCCACAAAACACCATGTCTTGGGACCCCAAGGCGCTCCTAAACCCGAAAGCAGCCCCGCAGTCTTCCGGCTCCACCCAGAGGCCTGGTCACACCGGTAGAGTCGCGACGAGCCATGGCAACGCACCCCAAGCCTTTCAGTTTGCGAGCCCAAACGAGCCCAGCATTAGCATCGACCTCACAGATTCCGACGACACGCACGAAGACCAACGCGGTCATGGCCACACGCAGGCGGCCGGAAACGGCATGGGTGCGATGATAGAGCGTGCCAACAATGTAGAGAGCCGGGCTGATATTCCTCAGACAAAGAGGCGAAAGATCGAAGTCACAAACACAAACGGACAGGGGACTCCGATTCGTGGCGGCAGTGGCATGTTGGGTAGCTACATCAAAGGACAGGAACTCGGCGATGGCGGTGCTTCTACGCCAGCTCGCTCACCACAGACGACCGTTGATCTGACAGACG TGAACGAGAGCGATGCAGCTTCTACTGATCCTGGGTTGGTCGAGGTCTGCTTTGGGATGCTGGAGGTTGCTGTTGTTAACTGCCATACCGTACCTCATCCCCGGCCTAATGGCGTAGCTCTCGGTGGAAATGATTACTGGCCCCCTATCAAGACTGTTCTGCGACGGATGGTCAACGACACGGCCACGGCGAATGTTATGGTCTACGATCATACTCGTCAGGTTTTCGGTTCTCTTGATCAAAAGACCGCCGTGGGACTGGTGCCTCTACTCGACTCGGCGGTACTGCAGTTCCGGACTGACTGTCGAATTCCGTCCCGACGGAAGCAGCCTGGTGAAGTCCCAGGCGAGCCTATTTCAAAGGCATACAAGATAGAGATAACCTTGTTCGGTCGTCGCAAATATTCGCGTACTGTGGGTAGGATCCTCAGGGAAAGGGGCTTGCGGTTGATCAATCCCTCTATTGTCCCACGCGGTATCAAGCTCCACAACCCTCATCTCCAGTTTCCCATCCCAGCTGCAGCGCCTTCAGCGCCGGCGAGGCCAGTGCCCTCGAATGCCTACTCACAGTACACTCCAGCTCCAACTCAGCGGAGTGTGGAGGAAGTGCGGGCCGATGTCTACGGGGTCTTTGATGATTTGAACTCTGACTCGCTTCCATTGATGGAGCCGGGTCCGAACATCTTGACCGAGTTGCTTCCTCACCAGAAGCAAGGCCTTGCGTTCATGACTGCTCGAGAGACTCCAGACGAAAACAAGCTGCCAGCACTTTGGAAAGAGAGATACGTCCACGGCGGCCACATGGAATACTATAATGTTGTCACGCAGCAATCAGAGGTCACTCGTCCTACGCATGCGCTCGGAGGTATCCTTGCAGATATGATGGGCCTGGGAAAGACATTATCTATTCTATCTTTGATATCCTCTAGCATGGACCAGGCAGCTGAGTGGGCAACTCGGGTTCCGCAGCAGCCTGTTCAAGAGCGCCGGAAGCAAACCTCGAACAAGTTCAAaattccgatgcaggagccTCTGGGTCTTACAAAACTGACGCGTAACTCGAAGGCCACCTTGTTGGTATGCCCGCTCAGCACTGTCACCAACTGGGAGGAGCAAATCAAGCAACATGTCAAACCCGACACGCTTTCGTACTACATCTACCATGGGCAAAATCGTACCAAAGATCCGGCGGTCCTCGCCAACTATGACTTGGTGATCACAACATATGGCTCTGTTTCAAGTGAGCTGACGGCTCGCCACAAACGCAGAGGCAACCAGTATCCTCTCGAGGAGATAGGATGGTTCCGCGTAGTTCTTGACGAGGCTCACATGATTCGAGAGCAGGCGACGCTGCAGTTCAAAGCCATTTGCCGCCTACAGGCAAATCGCAGGTGGGCAGTCACCGGTACACCTGTACAAAATCGTCTGGATGATCTGGCAGCGTTGCTGGCCTTTATCCGTCTCAAACCATTTGATGATCGCAACAAGTTCAACCAGCACATTGTCACGCCTTTCAAGCTAGCTGACCCAGAGATTATTGATAAACTTCGCGCCTTGGTGGACTCCATCACCTTACGACGCCTCAAGGACCGTATTCATCTGCCACCACGTACTGACAATGTGGTCAAGCTTACGTTTTCTCCCGAAGAGCAGCGTCTTTACGATCTCTTTGCTCGGAATGCCAAGGATCGCGTCCAGGCGCTGACTGGCACTCGAGAGCGAATTCTTGGTGGCAAGACGTACATCCATATTCTTCAGTCCATCTTGCGGCTCCGACTTATCTGTGCCCATGGCAAAGACCTTCTCAGTGAGGATGATCTAAAAGCTGTCGAGGGCATGACCCAGGACTCAGCAATCGATCTCGACAGCGATGATGACTCGGACAAGCCGCAGATGACAGACTCCAAGGCCTACAGAACCTTCGATCTGATGAAGGAGACCAACAACGACGCCTGCGTTGCATGCCAGCGGAAACTTGGATCCAACAACGAAGAGACGGATTTGGAATCCGAGCGCCAGGAGGATATATTGGGCTACTTGACACCATGCTTCCATCTTTATTGCTTGAAGTGCATTCATTTGTTCCGTGATGAAGAGCGTGGCGTAGGCCATTCATCAGACAACCATAGCGTTGGAGAGTGTCCAAATTGCCACCAAATGGTCAAGTTTATCTGCAATGAGATCCGTCGCACCCGGGCCGATGCAGAGCACGAAGTCTCTCATCAGGAGAAGGCCAAGGGGCATACAGTCAAAAGCATGGACGACTATACTGGTCCCCACACCAAAACGCGCGCTCTGGTTGAGGACCTGCTCAGCGCCAAGGCGCACAGCGAGCTCATGCCAGATGAGCCACCCATCAAGTCGGTGGTTTTCTCTGGCTGGACTTCTCATCTTGATCTGATCGAGATCGCTCTTGACAAGGCCGGCATCACACACACACGGCTGGATGGCAAGATGTCGCGCCTTGCACGCACACAAGCTATGGATCGATTCCGAGAAGACCCCTCTGTGCATGTCATTCTAGTATCCATCATGGCTGGTGGTCTCGGTCTGAACCTCACGGCCGGAAACCATGTGTACGTCATGGAACCTCAGTATAATCCTGCTGCCGAGGCGCAAGCCGTCGATCGTGTGCACCGTCTTGGCCAGAAACGCCCTGTGCGGATCATCCGATACATTATGGAGAACAGCTTCGAGGAGCAGATGGTAGCTCTACAGCAGAAGAAAATCAAGCTTGCCAACTTATCCATGGACCGCGGCGAATCGACGGGACCGTCTGGAGTAGACAAGCGCGAGGCGGCAAGGCAGCGTCTTATGGATCTCAAGGACCTTTTCAAATGA